A genome region from Heteronotia binoei isolate CCM8104 ecotype False Entrance Well chromosome 19, APGP_CSIRO_Hbin_v1, whole genome shotgun sequence includes the following:
- the RPP25 gene encoding ribonuclease P protein subunit p25, whose product MENFRKVKTSEEESPLPFPGLPADVVEMKVKEGSKIRNLMGFAMGRMGQEATRRIVFSGCGRAVTKTVTCVEIMKRKLGGLHQVTKVRYKTVREVWESRDRPQPPQGRPQPLTVHKNVPSICILLSKDPLDPQQMGYQPPDLPGGLWAEEEGDSPEERSGSTPKGVKRLASPSRPGGDEQNAKKPPLQVQELQEEDLGTVAGC is encoded by the coding sequence ATGGAGAACTTTCGGAAGGTGAAGACCTCCGAGGAGGAGAGCCCGCTGCCCTTCCCGGGGCTGCCCGCCGACGTGGTGGAGATGAAGGTGAAGGAAGGCAGCAAGATCCGGAACCTCATGGGCTTCGCCATGGGCCGCATGGGCCAGGAGGCCACCCGCCGGATCGTCTTCAGCGGCTGCGGCCGGGCCGTCACCAAGACCGTCACCTGCGTGGAGATCATGAAGCGGAAGCTGggcggcctccaccaggtcacCAAGGTGCGCTACAAGACAGTCCGCGAGGTCTGGGAGAGCCGGGATCGCCCCCAGCCGCCCCAGGGCCGGCCCCAGCCCCTCACCGTCCACAAGAACGTGCCCTCCATCTGCATTCTCCTCTCCAAGGACCCGCTGGACCCCCAACAGATGGGCTACCAGCCCCCCGATCTCCCGGGAGGGCTGTGGGCCGAGGAAGAGGGGGACTCGCCCGAGGAGAGGTCCGGCTCTACCCCCAAGGGGGTCAAGAGGTTGGCGTCGCCTTCCCGCCCAGGAGGAGACGAGCAGAATGCCAAGAAGCCGCCTTTGCAGGTACAGGAGCTCCAGGAGGAAGACTTGGGGACCGTGGCGGGTTGCTGA